The Euzebya rosea region GCACGACCAGCGGTGAGACGTACGCCGGGTCGAACTGCTTGAGCATCTCGTCGTTGAACAGGTCCTCGGTCATCCGCGTCGCGGCGATCGGCGCGACGGAGTTGACCTTGATGTTGTACTTGGCGCCCTCCATGGCGAGGGAGTTCATCATCCCGACCATCCCGAGCTTGGCGGCGCCGTAGTTGACCTGACCGAAGTTGCCGTACAACCCAGAGGTCGAGGTGGTCATGATGACCTTGCCCGACGACTGGTCACGGAAGTGCGGCCAGGCGGCGCGGGTCACGTTGTAGCTGCCGTAGAGGTGGACCTTCAGCACCGAGTCCCAGTTGTCGGCGGTCATCTTGTGGAAGGTGCCGTCGCGAAGGATGCCGGCGTTGTTCACGACCACGTCGATCCGGCCGAAGGTGTCCAGCGCTGTCTGGACGATCGCCGCGCCGCCCTCCTCGGTGGCCACGTTGTCGTAGCTGGCGACCGCCTCGCCGCCGGCAGACGTGATCTCCTCCACGACCTGGTCGGCCATCGCGCTGCCGGCACCCGTGCCGTCGCGCGACCCACCCAGGTCGTTGACGACCACCTTCGCGCCGCGCGACGCGAACAGCAGGGCGTGCTGGCGGCCCAGCCCTCCGCCTGCTCCGGTGATGGCGACGACGCGTCCTTCGACTCCTGCCATGGCTCTGTGACCTCGCTGATGTGTTCGGGGAAACGGGGGTGCGCGGAGGCTACCGCGCAGGACCCCCATGGTTTTCCACGGGCCTGTGGATCATTGTCATGTACGAGAAGCCTTGACGTGATCTAACGTGATTCACGATGACACGATTGATCGTCCTGCTGATGGTCCAGGCCGCGAGCACCGCGTGGTTGTTCGGCCTCGCCTGCCCCGAGGTCGGCGCGGCGTTGGCGGATCCGCCCGCGCTGGCCGACGCCACGGCTGCGGCGCTGGCACGCCTTCTGCTGTTCGCGGTCACCCCGTTGGCCTCGACGTGGATGCTGCTGGTCACCGTGGCCGACCTCGTGATGGTGGTCCGGTCCGGTGGGGGTCGTCGTGTGGCGCCTGCGTGGATCCGACAGGTGGTCGACCAAGCCCTCGGCACGGTGGTGCTCGTCGGGGTCATGGCCGGGCCTGCGGCTGCCGTCACGCCGGCAGACCTGCCGCTGGCCCTGTCGGAGGTGTCCCCGGACTTCAGCGATCCCCGTCCCCGCTCGCTGGCAGACCTGTCGTCGCAGGCACCCGCCGGTGATGGACCCGATACGGCAGCGTGGCTGGGCCCCTCCACCCCGGTGCGCCTGCCGGTGCCGTGGTCCCTGCCCGTCCCGCCGCTGGACGTTCCGGTCCCGCCGCTGGACGTTCCGGTGTCGCCCCCGGACGGCCAGGCCCTGCCCATGGACGATCCCGCCTCGACCGCGATGCCCGCCCATCCCGAAGCCGTGCCCGCCGAACCCGGCGGCCCGGATCCGGGCGACGAGGCCGACCCGGGGACCCACGTGGTCGCGCCCGGCGAGAACCTGTGGGTCATCGCCCGCGCCCATCTCCTCCGGGACGGGCTGCCGGCGCCGCGCGACGTGGAGGTCCACGCCTACTGGTCGCGTCTGGTGCAGGACAACCTGCCGACGCTCCGCAGCGGCGACCCCGATGTGATCCACCCGGGCGAACGGTTGCGGTTGCCCGACGTGGTGACCCAGCCATCAGCGGACACCGGCGACGGACGGCCATGACACCGCCCGCCCCGGTTCGCCTCCTGCAGCTCGCGCTGTGGGTGGCCGTTGCGGCTGGTCCCGTCCTCGGCGTGGCCGCCATGGTCGTCGCCACCGTCGCCGGGCGGCAACCGGCACCCACTGCTGTTCCCGACGTCGGGACACCCGCGTTCGCCGAGCTCGTGGTCCTCCAGCACGTCACCAGCCGATCGGGTCCGCCGGCCCGGCTGCAGCCCGTGCACCAGCAGCTCCGTCCAGCCATTGCCGACACCGGGTCGCCGGACGGCCTGCACGCCCCCTCCCCCCTGGACGTGGCCGCGGTGGCCGCCCTCCCCGCCGGGCCCGGTCGGTGGGGGGTCACGGTCATGGTCCTGGGCCGCGACGGCGCGCTGGAGTCCTGGCAGGTGACCATCGCCGAGACGTCGGGTGGTCCGGTCGTGGAGGGGGTGCCCGCGCTGGTCCCAACGCCGGACTCCGAGCCGTCGGTCTCGATTGCCCTCGGTGCCCTCCAGCCACCTGTGCCCGACGACCCGTTGGCCACGACCGTCGAGGGGTTCCTCCGGGCCGTGCTGCTGGGGACGGGCGAGGTCGAGCGCTGGACGGCGGTCGACAGCGGCCTGGCTGCGCTGGACCGGCCTGTCGCCGAGATGTCGGTGCGTCGGGTCGCTCGCCACCGCGTGTCGGCCTCCGCGGTCGCGGTCATGGCCGAGGTCGAGCTGCGACGGCACGACGGGAGCGTCGTGGTCGCCCAGTACCCCCTCCTGCTCGTCGAAGCGGAGGGCCGGATCGAGGTCGTGCGCGTGCTTCCCGCCCTCCCCCTCGTCCCCACCGGCCCATGACCCGCCCTGTCCCCCAGCCCCAGCCCCTCCAACGCCAACCCCGAGGTGAACCGAAGTGATCGACTTCCTCAGCAACATGATCGGTGACGTCAGCGACGTCATCACCGCGGCCATCGCCGCTGCAGCTGCGGTCTACGTGGCCAGCGTCTGGTGGAAGACCAAGGCGCTGGTCCCCACGATGACGGCCATCATCCTGGCCGCCGTCGTCGTCTGGGCTGCAGGCAACGTCGACGTCCTGGAGGGCCGCGTGGCCGAGGACTCCAGCGACTGGATGGCCACGCCGTGAGCAGCCCGACGTTGCAGTGCCGCACCTACACACACGCCCGCCGGTTCCCCATCGTGATCGGTCGCATCGGTGGCTACGCCCTGCCGACGCCGCTGACGCCCACACAGGTCGTGGCGCTCGTCGGTGTCGCCGCGATCGAGCTGTCGACCCGTCACGTCTGGGCGCGGTTGCCCGGCGCCATGGACCTGGTCGTGGCCATGCTGCTGCCCGTCGCGGCAGCGTGGGCCGTCCGGCATGCCGTCGTCGAGGGACGCGCACCCATGCGGTTCGCCGTCGGCGTGCTCACCTACCTGCTGCGGCCTCGACGTGGCACCCGTGCAGGGCGACCGGTGCGTGCCACGCGCCCCCTGCGCATCGGCGTCCGCACGGCCGACCGTCCCGAACGCCGGGTGCCCACCGGATGAGGCTGCCCGCTCGAGCCGTTGCCGGCAACCGGCTGTGGACCCACGACGGCGCCGTCTGGGCGGTCTGGCGCGTCGAGCTGCCCAGCTACCCGTTCCTGTCCGACGACGCGAAGCTGTCGTTGCACGGGCGAGTCCGCTCGGCGCTGACGACGCTGCCACGCCACGCGCAGGTGATCGGGGTGCACCGCCGGGTCGGTCCGCAGGAGCTGGGCGAGGCCTTCACCCGAGGCGTCCGTCCCGACCGCCTGGCCCGCTGGCGGGATGCTGCTGGTCCCGACGCCCGGGCCCTGCTGGAGCGCGGGCCGGTCGAACGGCGGGTCTACCTCGCCGCACGCATCGTCGACCCCCACGGTCGCACCCTCGTCGAGAGCGCCATGGCGATCGTCGGGGACGTGCTGGGCATCGACGGGCCCGGCCCGTCCCGGATCGACGATCGTACGTCCCACCGCCGGGCAGAGGAGCTGGGCACCCGGCTGTCCAGGACCCTCCGGGTCCAGCCGGCGCACCCCGCGGAGCTGCGATGGCTGTACCAGCGGGCGTTCCTCCGCGGCGTGGCCGATCCTCCCCCGCCACTCCCCGCGCCCGCCGGCGACCATGGTCCGCGCCCGCTGACCGGCAGCCTCGGCGACGCCGTCCTCCACGAGGGCGGGACGGCACACGACCCCGGCCGCGGTCGCCACCGGCGGTACCTGCGCGTCGACAACGAACAGGGCACCTCCTTCCAGTCCACCCTCGTCATCTCCGAGATGCCACCGGCGTTCGCCTACCCGGGCGGGGGCGAGTGGTTCGCCGTCGCCGACCTCGCCCCGTTCCCCGTGGACTGGGTCGCCCGCCTGGACGCCGTGCCAAACGCCGCGGCCCAGACCCGTGCCCGTCGCCAGCAACGACAGCTGACCGCGCAGGTCGCGGAGTACGACGGCGAGCCGACCGGCCCGCCCGACACCCTCGCCGACGCGCTGCACGGCATCCGTGAGGAGCAGTCGGCCCTGGCCGCCAACCCCGGTGACCCGGAGCTCGAGGTCACGATCGGGTTCACCGTCTGGGGTGACGACGTCGGCCAGCTCGACGCCCGCGCCTCCCAGCTCGGTGACCTGCTGGAGCCGTGGGGATACGCCGTGCACCGTCCCACCGGCGGGCAGGTCCCCCTGTTCGCCGCGGGCCTGCCGGGCGTCCCCGCCCCCGCGGTGTGTCGCGACTACGTGCAGTTCATGCTGCCCCGCGACCTCGCCGCCGGTGCCCCGTTCGCCGGGGCCAGCGTCGGCGATCCGCAGGGCATGCCGCTGGGCGTGTCCATCGCCGGTGCGTTGCCCGAAGCCGTGCTGCTCGACCCGGCCCACGGACCCGCCACCAACCGGTCGGGGTCGCTCGGCGTCTTCGGCGCGTTGGGCAGCGGCAAGTCGTTCTTCGTCAAGCGGGTGGTGCTCGGCACCGTCGCACGGGGAGGCCGCGTGGTCACCCTCGACCGGACGACCGCCGGCGAGTACGTGCGGCTGGCAGGCGCCGTCGACGGCACCGCTGCGGTGGTCGAGCTGGACCCGTCTGCGCCCGTCGGCATGGACCCGCTGCGTGTCTTCGCCGGTGAGGACCGCATCCGGGTGGCGCTGGGGTTCCTCAGCGTCCTGACCCGAACGACGCCGACCGATGTGGACGGTGCCGTGCTCGCCGCCGCGGTCCGTGACGTGGCGTCGCAGGACGGTCGGCTGGTCGACGTCCTCGACCGGCTGGACGCCTCCGGGGAACCCGAGGCCCGGGTCCTGCGCCGCAAGCTCCAGGCGTACCGTGAGCATCCGTTGTCCCAGCTGGTCTTCGCCGACCGGCCACCCCTGCAGCTGGATGCCGACCTCATCTGCTTCCACGCGCCCGGGCTGGCCCTTCCGGACCGCGATGCCATGCGGCTGGAGCACCTCGCCAAGCAGCTGCTTCCCGAGCAGGTCTTCGGGCAGGCGCTGCTGTACCTGGTCGCCGCGGTCTCGCGGACCCTCGCGTTCGCCGACGATCGCTTCGGCGCGGTGCTGGTCGACGAGGCCTGGGCGCTCACCGCCAGCCCACAGGGGCGCCAGCTGCTCCTCGACACGATCCGTGACGGCCGCAAGCACAACGCCGCCGTCTGGGTGCTGTCACAGCACCCGACCGACCTCGGCGAGGACGCCCTGCGGGACCTGCTCGGCATGCGGGTGCTGTTCCGCCAGTCCCGTGGCGCGGCCGCAGCCGCGCTGGAGTTCATGGGCCTGCCCGCCACCGACTCGATGGTCGAGCTGGTCAGCAGCGAGCTCGGGACGGGCCAGTGCCTGCTGCGTGACGTCGCCGACCGGGTCGGTCTCGTCCAGGTCCTGCCGCCGGCCGACCCGGCGGTCCGGGCGGCGCTGGACACGACCCCGATGTCGAGCCCCGTGTCGTCGTCGGTGCCCCATTCGACCGCATCCGACGCGCGGCAGGACAGGGAGGTCACGGGGTGAGGAGGGGCGGTCGTCCAGCGACAGGTGCCGCGCATGCCGTCTTCGTCGCCGTGTTCGTGGGCCTGTTCGTCGTCCTGTTCGTGGTCGGTCCGGCGGCGATGCGTCCCGCTGCAGCCGATGTCGCCGGGGCGCTGCGGACGATCGAGCGGGAGGACCCGCCGGACGCCGCCGGCCAGGACCTGCTCGGGGCGATGTTCGGCGTCCCGGGCGGCGACACCCCGTCGTCGCACTACGAGCTCGGGGCGTCGGTGGGTGTGCTCGACCGCATCGTGGCCCTGCAGGCGCGCAGCCTGTTCACCATCGCGCGCTGGACGGTGGCGCTGGGTCTGCACGTCGTCGAATGGGTCCTCCGGTTCGACCTCGGTCGCGTGCTCGCCGGGCCCGCCGGCCGGCTGGCGGAGGTCTACGCCACCCGGGTGATCGGGGGGTTGCAGCTGATCCACCTGGCGCTGCTCCTGGCCGTCGCGCGTGGCGGCTGGCTGCTGCTGCGCCATCGGGCCCATGCGGGCGCCACCGAGATCGTCGTGGCCATGGCGATCACCGCGATGGCGACGGCGCTCGTGGCGCAGCCCACAACCGCTGCCTGCCGAGGGCTCCGTGTGCTGGCGGGGACGACGCTGGCCATCGTCGACCTCGGTACGGGTGAGGCCGATCGCGAGCCCGGCCCCTGCGGCGAACCCCAGGGGTCGGCGCTGCCTTCTGGCTTCGCAGCCACGGCCCACGGAACCTTCGTCGCCGACCCGTGGATGACGCTGCAGTGGGGCAGCGTGCCGACCGGCGGGTGTCGCCAGGTCGCCGACGCCCTGCTGCAGAAGGGACCGTGGGGCGACGACGACTTCCCCCGGGATCGCATGGAGGAGGCCGGGTGCGAGGACCACGTGGCGTTCAACGCACACATGGGTGTGGATCGCCTCGTCGGGGCCCTCGCCCACCTCATCGCCTGCGTGGCGTTCGCGGCTGCCATCGCGATCGTCGCCGTGATGTTGCTGCTGGGTCAGGTGGCCGGGGCGCTGCTCGTCGTGGTGATGCCGTTCGCGCTGACGGCCGGTATCGCCCCCGGCACCGGTCGCGAGCTGCTGGCCCGATGGGGCCACGCCGTCCTGAAGGTCGGGGTGCTCTTCCTCGGGTCCGCGGTGCTGCTCGTCCTGCTCGTGGAGGCGGTGCACGCCCTGCAGACGGGGATGCAGGACCAGCCCGTGGCCATGCGGATGCTCGCGAGCGCCGGCGCGGCGTGGGCGGTCGTGGCGCTGCGACGACAGGTCTTCGGCTCGATGCGGTTCGCGGCCCAGAGCATCTCGGCGCGCGCGGCGGGCCCCGGTGCCGACGTCGGTGCGGTCGGCGGTGACCCCGAGCAGCGCCTGAAGGGTGCAGCCACGCAGGCGGTCGGGGCCGCCATGGCCGTGAAGACCGGCGGCCTGTCCGCAGTGGCCGCCATGCGCGGCAGCCGCAGCGGCGAGGGGGTCCAGACCGCCGGACGCGGCCAGCGGCTCCTCGTGGCTGCGGCTGCGACCAGGACGTCCTCGACCCAGGTCGGCGTGGCGGCCGCCGCCGGGTCGACGCCGGCCGCCGGCCACCCCGTTGCGGGATCGGGCGCTGGTGGGCCAACCGGTTCGTCCCAGCCGGCCGCGCGTGTGGGGTCGCCGGGGCGTGTCGGGTCGTCGGGCCACGCGGGGTCGTCGGGGGCTGCCGGGTCGTCGGGGGTTGCCGGGTCCT contains the following coding sequences:
- a CDS encoding SDR family oxidoreductase; translation: MAGVEGRVVAITGAGGGLGRQHALLFASRGAKVVVNDLGGSRDGTGAGSAMADQVVEEITSAGGEAVASYDNVATEEGGAAIVQTALDTFGRIDVVVNNAGILRDGTFHKMTADNWDSVLKVHLYGSYNVTRAAWPHFRDQSSGKVIMTTSTSGLYGNFGQVNYGAAKLGMVGMMNSLAMEGAKYNIKVNSVAPIAATRMTEDLFNDEMLKQFDPAYVSPLVVHLASDEMTDSGWIVLAGAGQYARVHFSQANGVHFDEVPTPEALGEKWDQITDMTGAPLGKPFGTE
- a CDS encoding LysM peptidoglycan-binding domain-containing protein, giving the protein MTRLIVLLMVQAASTAWLFGLACPEVGAALADPPALADATAAALARLLLFAVTPLASTWMLLVTVADLVMVVRSGGGRRVAPAWIRQVVDQALGTVVLVGVMAGPAAAVTPADLPLALSEVSPDFSDPRPRSLADLSSQAPAGDGPDTAAWLGPSTPVRLPVPWSLPVPPLDVPVPPLDVPVSPPDGQALPMDDPASTAMPAHPEAVPAEPGGPDPGDEADPGTHVVAPGENLWVIARAHLLRDGLPAPRDVEVHAYWSRLVQDNLPTLRSGDPDVIHPGERLRLPDVVTQPSADTGDGRP
- a CDS encoding TcpE family conjugal transfer membrane protein, giving the protein MSSPTLQCRTYTHARRFPIVIGRIGGYALPTPLTPTQVVALVGVAAIELSTRHVWARLPGAMDLVVAMLLPVAAAWAVRHAVVEGRAPMRFAVGVLTYLLRPRRGTRAGRPVRATRPLRIGVRTADRPERRVPTG
- a CDS encoding VirB4 family type IV secretion system protein, which codes for MRLPARAVAGNRLWTHDGAVWAVWRVELPSYPFLSDDAKLSLHGRVRSALTTLPRHAQVIGVHRRVGPQELGEAFTRGVRPDRLARWRDAAGPDARALLERGPVERRVYLAARIVDPHGRTLVESAMAIVGDVLGIDGPGPSRIDDRTSHRRAEELGTRLSRTLRVQPAHPAELRWLYQRAFLRGVADPPPPLPAPAGDHGPRPLTGSLGDAVLHEGGTAHDPGRGRHRRYLRVDNEQGTSFQSTLVISEMPPAFAYPGGGEWFAVADLAPFPVDWVARLDAVPNAAAQTRARRQQRQLTAQVAEYDGEPTGPPDTLADALHGIREEQSALAANPGDPELEVTIGFTVWGDDVGQLDARASQLGDLLEPWGYAVHRPTGGQVPLFAAGLPGVPAPAVCRDYVQFMLPRDLAAGAPFAGASVGDPQGMPLGVSIAGALPEAVLLDPAHGPATNRSGSLGVFGALGSGKSFFVKRVVLGTVARGGRVVTLDRTTAGEYVRLAGAVDGTAAVVELDPSAPVGMDPLRVFAGEDRIRVALGFLSVLTRTTPTDVDGAVLAAAVRDVASQDGRLVDVLDRLDASGEPEARVLRRKLQAYREHPLSQLVFADRPPLQLDADLICFHAPGLALPDRDAMRLEHLAKQLLPEQVFGQALLYLVAAVSRTLAFADDRFGAVLVDEAWALTASPQGRQLLLDTIRDGRKHNAAVWVLSQHPTDLGEDALRDLLGMRVLFRQSRGAAAAALEFMGLPATDSMVELVSSELGTGQCLLRDVADRVGLVQVLPPADPAVRAALDTTPMSSPVSSSVPHSTASDARQDREVTG